The Humulus lupulus chromosome 7, drHumLupu1.1, whole genome shotgun sequence region AGGTGGAGGGATTGCTTCGGGATCCAGAGTTTATACCAAGTTTCTCAGGCCGCAATCCACAGACCTTCAGGCGGCCGCCATGTGGGGTGTCGCGGCCACCACCGGTGCACTTTGGCTCGTCCAGGTTccccacctctctctctctctcaaacctaaattattattttcttgaCCACCAAACACAAATTACGATCGCTTTCTGTTCTTTAAGAAAAAAACTACGGGAAATTTCATTCCAAAATCGTGCAATTTAACTACGAGGTAGTGGAGATTGCTTgggtatttttataaatatttgatAGTGACACAAATTTGcaatttaatttttggttttcccTTCACAAATCCAATAAGCTCGAGTTTGATTTGGTTTCTAGCAAAACGTTGGTGAAGTAACgcattttttcttaaaaatatattcacataattcgTTTTGTACCAGTAAATGGATTATTAAGACCTCAGATTTAGAAACGTTAAGCTTTCGATCTTAGGTATGTGGAATTATAATTTTGTTCTCATGGATTATGAATTTCACCATTAAAGTTTTGTATATATGCAAACTAGATTTATGAACCTTGTGCTTTTAAACTAACTAGATTCTTGGATCCATATCTTCGTTATGTCTACTCTTCGAAATGTAGTTGGGACTCGAAACTTTCCTTTCTTCAGTTGATACATTTTAATCATCTGGATTCTACATTTCTAATAGTTTTCATGGCTAAAGACAGATCTTGAATAGCTAGCTATACCCAAGAGATAGCTCAACCAATCAGGCACGAAGTCTAAATTCGAGTTCCTTGTGGATATTTACATAGCAATTGTTATAGGTTTTTTTGGTCTCAAATGTTTATAAGGCTAGATAGATAGAGATcctattttctaaaaaaataaaagaaactacTTGCCATCATTTCAATTCTTGCCCAAGCTTGGAATTAATGATATTAGTTATTGTTACATTGTACTAGTTGGCTTTATCTTAAAAATATAGGAGTTTAGATATGCATGAAAAGTCTTATTTTTCACATGGTAAGATAATAACATATTAGGAGTTAATTTACGCTTGGAGCTAAGTATTTTTCAGCACTGAATGAGATTAGGCCTTCTTCTAACATCATATTTTCTGAAAATGGTGAATAGTTCCGTTTCTTCTTGGATTCTTATTTAGCATTACAAACTGAGCAGATTTTTCTATAAATAACATTCTCCCAATTTGCACATGAATTTGCTTATTTTCTTTTCATTTGCCTGTTTCTTTTTTCATGCTAGGCTTACCTTTTTGACGTGTTTACTTACCCTGATTCATTTTAAAACGTGTAACAGCCGTTTGATTGGTTGAAGAAGACATTTTTTGAGAAAGCTCCGACTGAAGGCCTGTAAGTTTAGATGCATGATCCAACTATAGAGACTATTATAGTCATGATTTTCATTGTGTTTGGCTGTGGAGGTTCTTCTCTGTTTCAATAATATGCTATGCAttttatttacaaacatgtagTTTAAGTAAAAATAATATGTTCATTGAACGAACACTTTGACATGTTTTTTTTTGTCACATACATTAATATCATTCAATTGGTGTTACTGTGTTTTTTCCCTTCATGTGTGCAATTTTCTAGCATAGGTAGTCTAGTAATCTGTGGCACCCAATTTTGGGTACTCTTGAACGACTTTTTCAATTTATTCTTTAAAAtaataccaaaatctcactttttaattttacattacactatttatttagttttttctaATTCATAAATAATGAAACGAGAGGAGATAATGGGAGACGAGATAGAGGTTTAATAGTAATGTCTAGATGTAGATAAGAAAtttcaacaataaataaaaaaaaatagaaaatataacTATTAAATTTAGATAGAGGTATTAATAGTAATGATATCAGTgccttttaattttctttatatttCGAAGATATAACTATTTTACATGTGCTTCATTTATTAAATTAAGTCAttatctaaaatccttaaaaaaaaaaaaacacacgtGGACAGATAACTAAGGGCACCGTTTCATTTTTTTCCGATACCTTACCAGAGGTTTTTTTATTAGACGAGAAACAATTATTTTTGAAAACAATAGAATTATTGTAACTTTTTCTATGGTTAAAACAAAGAGCGCCTGTAGCTCAGTGGATAGAGCGTCTGTTTCCTAAGCAGAAAGTCGTAGGTTCGACCCCTACCTGGCGCGGCATCATATGCttttaattaacctttaaaacTTCATTATTAAGTAAGGCTTTAGCAAAGAGAAAGACAAATAATGAAGGATTCGTGGAacagaaacataataaaatgtgTTGGGACCTTATAAATTGCAACCACAACCACTGGTATAGCTAGCCAAACTTTTACATTTGGGCCCGGATCCAAGGCATCAATAATTTAACTGAATAAACTAGACAAGCTTTATAATCCTTGTTCTAGACTTTCAGGGCATTCCAGGCACTCAAATGGTCCCCAAGAAGGGGTTTCTGTTACATCTTGCATTCTATATTGACATATGCATAAgtaaaagaaaccaaacatttATATTGCAACAAACGAGACTGTCATAAAGCTTCAACCCAATAGCTAGATAAGCACTCTCGACAAATATATGATACAAATGTTTTACGTTGCCAAAACTGGAACTCGCTGTCGCTTGTGTCCTACAAAGGCCTGCCGAAGCCTTTCATATCCATCCCTGTAATGTTCAATAGAGAAGCACAGCTGCCTTATGACCTCTCTTTTTTCTTCTGCTCCATCCAAAATTTCAACCCTTTGCCTCTCAACTTCCTCCTCCAGTTCCCGAGTTCTTGAATTCAGATCCTTTACTAGTTTTTGTGCCCCTTCAGCCTCTACCAATTGTTTGTTCAATTGATCTATCTGATCATCTCTCGAGCTAACATTTGCTTTAAGTGTCAAAACTCTTGAATTTAAATCATCACTTTCAACTATCAGAGAATCAATGCTCTTATTCAAAGTTTCAATGCTGTTATCTCTCTCTACCATTTCTGCCTTCAGCTTCTCAATTACACCATTAAGTCTCTCCTCCATCTCGGACTTTTCGGCCTTGATCTTTCTAATCTCCTCCTCTAAACACCGTCCCTGGTTTTCTATATCCTTAAGCTGTTGCTCAAATCGAACACGTTCCTCGAGTAATTTAGATATTTCGGCCTTGACTTGTGCTTTTTCAGGAAATATCTTTTGCTCAGCATCTGATACTGCTTGTTTCAAATCCCTGGCCTCATGATCCCGATCGGACAAACTACTCTTCAGCCTTGAAACTCTTTCCTTTAACTTCATAACCTCCCTTTTTTCCACATTAAGCATGGATTTATATGTAGCAACATCTTTCTGAGCAAGTTCAAGCTTGTTCTGCAAAAGCTTTTCAGACGATTTATTTCTTTCAAGTTCATATCTCAAACTAGTAATTTCATTCTCTGAAACTTGAAGCTTGCTTTTTGTGATTCTCAGCTCTTTCTCCAAAGCCTGAATCTTGCTGTCTGAGTTAACATCTTCTTCCAAACCACCACTTACTTGACACACTGATTCTTCTTGTTCCTCGAACTCCATCTCCCGTGCTTCGACCTCTTTCTGTTCTGATGATTCAGGCAAAGATAAATCGATTTCGGAAGACATGCATTTTCGGAGCTCAATCTTCAATCTAGAAATCTCTTCTTCCGAGTTATGAATTTTCTCATTTGCAAACCTTAACTCTTGTTCGTATCCGGCAATTCTAGCAAAAGAATCTTCAGAGTAGTCGCTTTTACATCCCCTTGATGAGCTGCTGCTATCCACATTATCTTCCTCTTGGAGCCGGAGCTTCAGTTTCACTTCGCGAAGCTCATTTTCCAGCTCAAATATCCTTCTTTGCAACACTTGATCACCACCGCCAACATTTCCGAAAAGTCCAGAATAATTGTTGACCGAGGAATCATCAGATTCTGCTTCAGAATCTGTCAAAGTAGATGATTCATCTCCTTCTCTCTGGTAGTTATCAGAGTTGCCACCCGAGCCAAGAAAGAAATCAAAACCAGCCGCTCGTGTACTAGATTTTCGGCGGCTTACCTTTTGATCAGGAGAGGGCCACACAACATTCAGGTCAGTGCCATTATCAGACATTGTAGAGCTCTGGGAATGGAGATCCGAGGGAATGTTCTTCTTCAATTCTCCTGTCACGTGATCATAACGTTCAGCCAGTGACCGGTACATGCGATAGAACTCCTCAACATGAGAAACTAATTCTGGCCGCTTTTGGTAATACATCTCAGCCTTCTTTGCAAATGAATCACCATCTTCCTCAATCAGCTTCAACATCCGTTTCACACTCTTGTCCATCTCTGAAATCAAGGATCGTTTTGTCATTTTCTTGTTCATCATTTGGTGCAAAGAAATCATGGCTCTcaacttaattttttttgtcaaatcaATTGATCAATCTATCAATTTTGCAAGGTTTATTGTGTCCCAACATTTGGGAAGTGGGGAATTTAAGGCATCCTACATCACTAGATGATGAACAGAAGAAAGGCTAAAATTATCCAGATAAGACGTTTTGACATATGCCCCATTTAGGATAAGAAACAAAGGTCTGTGTTACCGGAACAAAAAAGCCTAGATTGTAGGGAATAGGCAACAAATGTCGTTTTATAACAAGTCTCTTATCGACAAGAATTGTTATTTCTCAAATGAATCAGCATTAGGCAACAAAACTATGTGACCCAAATTTGGAATTAGAAACTAAAAGATAAATATACATGAGATACatcagcttttttttttttttttcaaaaaataaaaactattagaTATGTTTAGTTGCTTACCTTCAAGATTCTCAAAGAGCCATTTAGAATTTTTAGAATTAATGTGGCTATCCCACCACCAGGAATGGGACTTCTTTGATTCTAGCCTTTTCATGATTTTGTGGGAGTGAACCTGAAACAAGAACCAGCAACATAATTAGTAATTTTCCTGCCCAATAAAGAAAGGAACATGCTCAATTTCACATGTTTAACTGAAAACAAATAATTAAGGGAGGTGGAAGAGTGCTTGCTTAAACCTACTTATTCAACTGCATATATTGCTGGGtacaaattattttaaatttaaacctctCTGGGAGTTTTCATGCTCGTATATGAAAGCTAATAATGACTTACACAAATGACATGCATGATTCAAGTAGTTTACAAAAAGTGGATTTTAGCATATATGCCCCTAAGTTCACTCAGTTTGACAATTCAgtctataagaattttttttttagcaaACAAGTCCTTGTTTCCTTGAGTTATATAAACAGTAGCAACTAGATTTtcattgtattttaaaaaaaattcttaatttgtGAATGATTTTTTTGGGGATCATTTTATACAAAATATTTGGAGGTGTATAATATTGagaattttattaaatttatccataaaaaagcatagaattttgttaaaaattaattaaaagactTAATTGTTACTTTTTTGGTCAGACTGAATTACTGAACAGCTAAAAACTCAGAGCTATCACGctaaaaaccatcataataaataTATGTGGTCACCACAGAGACACATCAAAGTTGCACAGTTAATggcaagaaaaaaaattattatattcttattaccaaaataaaataaataatgaacaaTGGGTAGTATAAATATTCCTAAATTGAAATTCTTTGAAATCCCTAAGAAAGTGAATTCAAATTCATCAGCAGATGAATGGCTCATGCTTATACATATATAATAGATTATACATTACTTAAAGTTCTTTAAATAGTAAAAGAAAAGAGGAAATAAGAGaggaaaaagaaaaagtaaaagtaaaagtaaatgGTGGGATAGCATTACTTACCAAAGAAGTAGCCATTTAGCTACTCTGGTTGAAATTGAAACTTGAATTGGAATCCTCAACCTTGGTATTTCTGCAATATAATCTCCAATTCAATTAAAATACATGTATATAAGTACGACCCATCGaaatgattatttattatttatttttttcctttcgtTTTTTATATAAATGGGATAAAACTCAACTCTCAAAAGTCGGAACAAGTGTTATCCATACAAGAGTAAGACAATGAATCGAATCAATCTGATGTTACAATTTACATCTGACTTGCATGCAGTGGCTCTCTGAGACAAAAACTACCCCATTCACCATTGACACCGACTCATTTAAAAAGGCTAATCAGGCCCCAAGTTCCCTAGGCCTTTCTAGGCccaaaaaatcacataatcatatagtaCTCAAAACATTCAAGACGAGCGCGTGAATTACGTGCACAAAATGATCTGTATGAATCAGCGGAAAATTGACTAAACCACAAATGTACAGACTGTCTCGTACAGAGGTCCAGCTATTCCAACCACTCCTTTTTTAATTCTCAGTAAAAGAATCATGTGAATTTCTATTTTTCcgagattaaaaaaaaaactcatgccGCAGATGAAAACCATGATATAATCGAATCAGTAAAATTGATGAATATGAATCGAAATTGTGTTtcgaacaaaataaagaaagaagaTCATTACGTGTATCTTCGTGATCGGAAGTTAAGAAGAattgattttcaatttttttaatgaattaaTAGAAGAAAAACGTACGAAACGATTTACGTTATGCAATTGAGACGAAATGAAAGTTTTAGAAAtcttggatttgaattttgatcATGGCATACATAAACGATCTCAAATCCTAATATAATCTGGAAAATATAAATCTATTGATTCATAATTCAAATACTGAGAGAAGAAATAATTTTCATTagaggaagaaaagaaaaagctTACAGGAAAGAGGAGTGACTGATCCGACTGAGAGCGAGAGCGAGGAGCTACCAGTTTCTCAGTTACCAAACTGAAATTTTGTAGAGTTTGTGAACTTTTTCCGGGAAAGAATTTTGGAATTCTTGAAGGTAGTACGCTCCAAGAATAGTTTCAAAAAGTAACTTTGTTccgtttttctttttcttttcgtTTCAATCCCTCGCTTTCACATTAAATAGTTAGTcgcttataattttcaaaaaAGTCAAATACTAATAATTTATCTATATGAGATCATTCTTATATTAATGAAaaagattattatatatatattagtatttCTTTTGGAAAGGCAACTAATAGTCCGCGTTCAGGCTTATAAGTAATGAGTGTGTCTTATATAATCACATCTGCCGGTCCATTTGAATTCTCTTTAATTTACTATGTTACCCTGTGTTGTTAATCATTTAGAGAAACAATATACGATAAGCAAAAGGGTATATTTGTCCCAAACTTTTGTTAACTTCAAAGAATATAAAATCATGAATCTTGCTGAGGAAACAAATTTAGAAAAAAGTATGGGCTACTAGGTTCGTCTCATTATCCCAgtactaccaaaaaaaaaatgtggGCCCACCTGAAATTTAACTTGACGCGGCTAAGGAGTAAGAGCATGGGCTGGCAATTAGAGAAACAGGGCCCACCATTACCGCTCCACGAAAAACGGGCACGATATATTTAATACTTGCACGTGGCAAGAGCATATCGTTCGCGATATTTTGAATCGATGCAGTGTGTCCGAAATCacgatagttttttttttattcgaaaaataaaaataaaaaattgcgATTTTTTTTTGGGCTTATCCGGTGCACTACCACTCTTGAGTATACTTGtgcaaccttttttttttatttctggtACTTGATTttcagtttaatttttttttatatatttgtacattataattatttataatattttataaattttaaatttttttaaaataatttactatattaaaaatagaatttaaatatattattttttactaacatataaaataattattcatataaagttatttaaattatatttgtgatattataaattatttaaaattttctaaaaatttatagattatgttctaaataattataatatatacaataataaaaaaattgccctaataattatataaatacagaaataaaaaa contains the following coding sequences:
- the LOC133788235 gene encoding protein NETWORKED 4A-like, with the translated sequence MATSLVHSHKIMKRLESKKSHSWWWDSHINSKNSKWLFENLEEMDKSVKRMLKLIEEDGDSFAKKAEMYYQKRPELVSHVEEFYRMYRSLAERYDHVTGELKKNIPSDLHSQSSTMSDNGTDLNVVWPSPDQKVSRRKSSTRAAGFDFFLGSGGNSDNYQREGDESSTLTDSEAESDDSSVNNYSGLFGNVGGGDQVLQRRIFELENELREVKLKLRLQEEDNVDSSSSSRGCKSDYSEDSFARIAGYEQELRFANEKIHNSEEEISRLKIELRKCMSSEIDLSLPESSEQKEVEAREMEFEEQEESVCQVSGGLEEDVNSDSKIQALEKELRITKSKLQVSENEITSLRYELERNKSSEKLLQNKLELAQKDVATYKSMLNVEKREVMKLKERVSRLKSSLSDRDHEARDLKQAVSDAEQKIFPEKAQVKAEISKLLEERVRFEQQLKDIENQGRCLEEEIRKIKAEKSEMEERLNGVIEKLKAEMVERDNSIETLNKSIDSLIVESDDLNSRVLTLKANVSSRDDQIDQLNKQLVEAEGAQKLVKDLNSRTRELEEEVERQRVEILDGAEEKREVIRQLCFSIEHYRDGYERLRQAFVGHKRQRVPVLAT